A single Seriola aureovittata isolate HTS-2021-v1 ecotype China chromosome 19, ASM2101889v1, whole genome shotgun sequence DNA region contains:
- the sgpp1a gene encoding sphingosine-1-phosphate phosphatase 1 encodes MANDFVKSFVQMCNYLQQPCHVARFQNLCGVRGTFPDKSTKPESGQSEPDCPGLRKRVQSSDVSVGNGAAVDATAPQVNGRQGDTTVRPDGSSSSSSAAAAAADDDDVDSDTARAKPLRKNSLTGDVGQEFLIHNKFLFYLFTFGTELGNEMFFIVFFPFLFWNIDALVSRRLIVVWAWNLFVGQSTKDMVRWSRPASPPVVKVEVFYNSEYSMPSTHAMTGTAIPFCLFMLTYGRWEYPFLFGFCVALGWSVLVCVSRVYMGMHSILEVITGFLYSLLILAFFQPLLDKIDTFYMTDHYAPLMIIFSHVSLGLVAFSLDSWSTSRGDTAQALGTGAGAALATHVNYQLGLLLDPPLSSLPLTLPSISIGLVVRSLLRFLIGVAALLVTRMVMKAVTIPFLCRLFGLASDDVRRARQHMKVELPYRYIVYSVVGFSCVSVVPLLFRILNLA; translated from the exons ATGGCGAACGACTTTGTAAAGTCGTTTGTACAGATGTGCAATTATCTTCAGCAGCCCTGCCATGTAGCGAGGTTTCAAAATTTATGCGGCGTTAGAGGGACATTTCCGGATAAATCGACCAAGCCGGAGAGCGGACAGTCTGAGCCGGACTGTCCCGGGCTGAGGAAGAGGGTCCAAAGCTCAGATGTTAGTGTCGGAAACGGAGCAGCCGTGGATGCCACGGCACCGCAGGTTAACGGGAGGCAGGGTGATACTACCGTTAGGCCTGAcggttcatcatcatcatcatcagcggcggcagcagcagctgatgatgatgatgtcgaCTCAGACACGGCCAGAGCAAAACCCCTACGGAAAAACTCCCTGACCGGAGATGTGGGTCAGGAGTTCCTGATCCACAACAAGTTTCTGTTCTACCTGTTCACGTTTGGGACTGAGCTCGGAAACGAGATGTTCTTCATCGTCttctttcccttcctcttctGGAACATCGACGCCCTGGTCAGCCGGAGACTCATCGTGGTCTGGGCCTGGAACCTGTTCGTGGGCCAGTCCACCAAGGATATGGTCCGCTGGTCCCGGCCGGCTTCCCCACCGGTGGTGAAGGTGGAGGTCTTCTACAACTCCGAGTACAGTATGCCCTCCACGCACGCCATGACCGGGACGGCCAtacctttctgtctcttcatgctGACCTATGGGCGGTGGGAG TACCCCTTCCTCTTTGGCTTTTGTGTGGCTCTTGGCTGGAGTGTCCTGGTCTGTGTGAGCAGAGTCTACATGGGGATGCATTCTATTCTT GAGGTAATCACCGGCTTCCTGTACAGCCTTCTCATTCTAGCCTTCTTCCAGCCACTTTTGGACAAGATCGACACCTTCTACATGACGGACCACTATGCTCCGCTTATGATTATCTTCTCACACGTGAGCCTCGGACTCGTAGCTTTCTCCCTCGATTCCTGGAGCACCTCTCGGGGCGATACTGCTCAGGCCTTGGGCACCGGGGCAGGAGCTGCTTTGGCTACCCACGTGAACTATCAGCTGGGGCTGCTGCTGGATCCGCCGCTGTCTTCACTTCCTCTAACTTTACCATCAATCAGCATTGGCTTGGTGGTTCGCTCCCTGCTGCGCTTCCTCATCGGAGTTGCCGCCCTCCTCGTCACGAGAATGGTTATGAAAGCAGTGACTATTCCCTTCTTATGTCGACTGTTTGGGCTGGCCTCAGATGATGTAAGACGAGCGAGGCAGCACATGAAAGTAGAGTTGCCATACCGTTACATCGTCTACAGTGTTGTGGGTTTTAGTTGCGTCTCTGTGGTGCCCCTCCTCTTTAGGATCTTAAACCTTGCCTGA